Proteins co-encoded in one Corynebacterium lujinxingii genomic window:
- a CDS encoding GTPase, translating into MNTQAPDVLQAVRSVRDFVADTSLPVDVAPDARAIVNQLDDYVLPRLANLDAPLLAVIGGSTGSGKSTLVNALLRERVSNPGVIRPTTRQPVLVANPADTEWFNSPHVLPGLTRSHGAGNEQSTTLRVVDTQSVPEGLALLDAPDFDSIDDQNRALASQLLAAADLWIFVTTPARYADQLVWNFLNDAAGRGIEVVVVLNRLDEKAAETVPDDLRRMMNDAGLTDATVFTVPFVADLGGENTSEFLGDELVAPLRDYLTTLADDTVARRDVAGKTVAGAVQSALSRVDALVVRRERQEAFANQLDESIHEFYTAANRQVIDATSDGQLLRSEVMDRWQDVIGTSDVFRGFERWFSSAVDKVGSFFTGQPAPLREVETEIESGLHAVIVDAAETAAARAWSHTGAVAPELRGGADPALARASADISEQAAKLVRDWQAALVDRIQGTAGDKRQRARIMSFGLNVVTVALMLTVFASTAGLTGGEVAIAGGSAVLGQKLLETIFGEDTVRRMVADARADLNERLGELFAAERDRYHVFTDPLLDGASAEQIREASDEARRAVDAKLLGVVDKQAPTRIDDTSTEESFNNGTLRGLFDQLRGTFGKGPDNV; encoded by the coding sequence GTGAATACCCAAGCACCCGATGTCCTTCAAGCAGTCCGCAGTGTCCGCGACTTTGTCGCGGACACTTCTTTGCCTGTAGACGTCGCGCCGGATGCCCGCGCGATTGTCAACCAGTTGGACGACTACGTCCTGCCGCGTCTGGCAAATCTTGACGCGCCGCTGCTCGCCGTGATCGGCGGCTCCACCGGCTCCGGCAAGTCCACGCTCGTCAACGCGCTTTTGCGCGAGCGGGTCTCCAACCCGGGCGTGATCCGCCCCACCACACGCCAGCCGGTGCTCGTAGCCAACCCGGCCGACACCGAATGGTTTAACTCACCCCACGTCCTGCCTGGATTGACACGCTCCCACGGGGCGGGCAACGAGCAGTCGACGACGCTGCGTGTCGTCGATACGCAAAGCGTCCCTGAGGGGCTTGCGCTTCTCGACGCCCCCGATTTCGACTCCATCGACGACCAGAACCGCGCCCTAGCGTCCCAGCTACTGGCCGCTGCGGATCTGTGGATCTTCGTCACCACCCCTGCGCGTTACGCCGACCAGCTGGTCTGGAACTTCCTCAACGACGCTGCCGGACGCGGCATCGAGGTTGTGGTCGTACTCAACCGCCTCGACGAGAAGGCTGCGGAAACTGTGCCGGACGACCTGCGCCGCATGATGAACGACGCTGGCCTCACCGACGCCACCGTGTTCACCGTGCCATTCGTCGCGGATCTCGGCGGCGAAAACACAAGCGAATTCCTTGGCGACGAGCTCGTCGCTCCCCTGCGCGACTACCTGACCACGCTTGCCGACGACACCGTCGCCCGCCGCGACGTCGCCGGCAAAACCGTCGCAGGGGCGGTGCAGTCTGCGTTGTCGCGGGTGGACGCGCTCGTCGTCAGGCGTGAGCGCCAGGAAGCGTTTGCCAACCAACTCGACGAATCAATCCACGAGTTCTACACCGCCGCCAACCGGCAGGTCATCGACGCCACCTCCGACGGGCAGCTGCTGCGCTCCGAGGTGATGGACCGGTGGCAGGACGTCATCGGCACCTCGGATGTGTTCCGCGGTTTCGAACGCTGGTTCTCCAGCGCCGTGGACAAGGTGGGCAGCTTTTTCACCGGTCAGCCCGCACCGCTGCGTGAGGTGGAAACCGAGATCGAGTCCGGCCTACACGCGGTGATCGTGGACGCCGCCGAAACTGCCGCGGCGCGCGCCTGGTCGCACACGGGCGCCGTCGCCCCGGAGTTGCGTGGCGGCGCCGACCCCGCGCTCGCGCGCGCCAGCGCCGACATCTCCGAGCAGGCCGCGAAACTCGTTCGAGACTGGCAGGCTGCGCTGGTCGATCGCATCCAAGGCACTGCCGGCGACAAGCGACAGCGCGCCCGCATCATGTCGTTTGGCCTCAACGTGGTCACCGTCGCGCTCATGCTCACGGTGTTCGCCTCCACCGCGGGCCTGACCGGCGGCGAGGTCGCCATCGCCGGCGGCTCCGCCGTCCTCGGCCAGAAGTTGTTGGAGACCATTTTCGGTGAGGACACCGTGCGCCGCATGGTCGCCGACGCCCGCGCCGACTTGAATGAGCGCCTCGGCGAGCTGTTCGCCGCGGAGCGTGACCGCTACCACGTGTTCACCGATCCGCTGCTTGACGGCGCCAGTGCGGAGCAGATCCGCGAGGCATCCGACGAGGCACGCCGTGCGGTGGATGCGAAGCTGCTGGGGGTCGTCGATAAGCAAGCGCCCACGCGTATCGACGACACCAGCACCGAAGAGAGCTTCAACAACGGCACCCTGCGCGGCCTGTTCGACCAGCTGCGCGGCACGTTCGGGAAGGGGCCAGACAATGTTTAG
- a CDS encoding formate/nitrite transporter family protein, translating to MSFYEAAPRAILNKTELFAKEPARIAIRAIMAGVYLGIMTAFALATAELLEGYAPGWGRYAFAAIFASTLYIIIVLQGELATGNMMFMTYGAIHKKVSPWTGFLLVLYVTIFNFIGAIVISWLISRTTMGQAVDVDGFLHTLLVAKLAKPSSTLFVEAILANMVVNIAFMLSTQAGQDYSAKLWGVIIVIPSFATMSYEHSIANFILTALGGFSIGPEHIEGFTNWNVIRNWVIVWLGNFVGGGFIMGGIYGWLNRTKTSYKD from the coding sequence GTGAGTTTTTACGAAGCCGCCCCAAGGGCCATCCTGAATAAGACCGAGCTCTTTGCCAAAGAGCCAGCTCGCATCGCGATCCGTGCCATCATGGCCGGTGTTTACCTCGGCATCATGACCGCCTTCGCTCTGGCGACCGCAGAGTTGCTGGAAGGGTACGCACCCGGCTGGGGAAGGTACGCGTTCGCCGCGATCTTCGCCTCAACCCTCTACATCATTATCGTGCTCCAAGGTGAGCTAGCCACCGGCAACATGATGTTCATGACGTACGGCGCCATCCACAAGAAGGTGAGCCCGTGGACGGGGTTCCTGCTTGTCCTATACGTCACCATCTTCAACTTCATCGGTGCCATCGTCATCTCGTGGCTGATTTCCCGCACCACGATGGGCCAGGCTGTGGACGTGGACGGGTTCTTGCACACGTTGCTTGTCGCCAAGTTGGCGAAGCCGAGCTCGACCCTGTTCGTCGAGGCCATTCTGGCCAACATGGTCGTGAACATCGCCTTCATGCTGTCCACCCAGGCGGGCCAGGACTACAGCGCCAAGCTCTGGGGCGTCATCATTGTCATTCCTTCGTTCGCAACTATGAGCTACGAGCACTCGATCGCTAACTTCATCCTGACCGCCCTGGGCGGCTTCTCCATCGGCCCGGAGCACATCGAGGGCTTCACCAACTGGAACGTCATCCGCAACTGGGTGATCGTTTGGCTGGGTAACTTTGTCGGCGGCGGTTTCATCATGGGCGGCATTTACGGCTGGCTCAACCGCACTAAGACCAGCTACAAGGATTAA
- the nirD gene encoding nitrite reductase small subunit NirD: MSITVCKLSDLTEGVGVAALLSENRQAAIFRVDTNDGEQVFAVDNVDPYTGAGVLSRGIVGDVEGRPTIASPLLKQKFYLDSGESLQGDSVSIRTYPVTIAESGDITLED, encoded by the coding sequence ATGTCTATTACCGTGTGCAAGCTCTCGGACCTCACCGAGGGCGTCGGCGTAGCCGCGTTGCTGTCCGAAAACCGCCAGGCTGCCATCTTCCGGGTGGATACCAACGACGGCGAGCAGGTGTTTGCAGTGGACAACGTTGACCCGTACACCGGCGCAGGTGTGTTGTCCCGCGGCATTGTGGGGGATGTCGAGGGACGCCCCACGATTGCATCGCCGCTACTGAAGCAGAAGTTCTACTTGGATTCGGGCGAGTCGTTGCAGGGCGATAGCGTGTCGATTCGCACCTACCCGGTGACAATCGCGGAGTCAGGCGACATTACGCTCGAGGACTGA
- the rplX gene encoding 50S ribosomal protein L24 — protein MKIKKGDMVQVIAGKDKGAQGRVIEAYPQRDKVLVEGVNRIKKHVANSYNERGAESGGIVSQEAPIHVSNVMILDSDGKPTRVGYRFDENGKKVRVAKSNGKDI, from the coding sequence ATGAAGATCAAGAAGGGCGATATGGTGCAGGTCATCGCCGGCAAGGACAAGGGCGCTCAGGGTCGCGTCATCGAGGCGTACCCGCAGCGTGACAAGGTCCTCGTCGAGGGTGTTAACCGCATCAAGAAGCACGTCGCAAACTCCTACAACGAGCGCGGCGCAGAGTCCGGCGGCATTGTCAGCCAGGAAGCTCCGATCCACGTGTCCAACGTGATGATCCTGGACTCCGACGGCAAGCCGACCCGCGTCGGCTACCGCTTCGACGAGAACGGCAAGAAGGTCCGCGTGGCCAAGTCGAACGGGAAGGACATCTAA
- the glmS gene encoding glutamine--fructose-6-phosphate transaminase (isomerizing), which yields MCGIVGYVGAGAAERDAKNVIVEGLRRLEYRGYDSAGVAVVDDGAVQCRKKAGKVADLEAEIANNPLSASNLGIGHTRWATHGGPTDANAHPHVVGNGRLAVVHNGIIENFAHLKAELVDKGYEFKSETDTEVAGTLLLDIYDTEADGDLTRAMQLTANRLEGAFTLLAIHADHPDRIVAARWNSPLVIGVGEGENFLSSDVAGFIEFTRDAVEMDNGQIVTLTADGYDVIDFDGTPAEAKPFTVEWDVTAAEKGGYNSFMEKEIHDQPSAVRDTLYGRFDENGKLVLDELRIDESTLRSINKIIIVACGTASYAGQVARYAIEHWCRIPTEVELAHEFRYRDPIVNEQTLVVAVSQSGETMDTLMAVRHAREQGAKVVAICNTVGSSIPREADASLYTYAGPEIAVASTKAFISQIVAAYLLALYLAQVRGNKYADEIRQIITELEAMPDKIQRVLDNEGQVKQLGQDMADAKSVLFLGRHVGFPVALEGALKLKEVAYLHSEGFAAGELKHGPIALVEEGQPVFVIVPSKKSRNNLHAKVVSNIQEVRARGAVTIVIAEDGDEDVEQFANHVIRIPESPGLLQPLLATIPLQIFACAVAEARGLNVDQPRNLAKSVTVE from the coding sequence ATGTGTGGAATCGTGGGATACGTAGGCGCCGGAGCTGCCGAGCGCGACGCGAAAAATGTGATTGTCGAGGGGCTTCGACGCCTGGAGTACCGCGGGTATGACTCCGCCGGTGTGGCGGTCGTCGACGACGGCGCCGTGCAGTGCCGCAAGAAGGCCGGCAAAGTGGCGGACCTGGAGGCCGAGATTGCCAACAACCCGTTGTCGGCTTCCAACCTGGGCATCGGGCACACCCGGTGGGCGACGCACGGGGGCCCGACGGACGCCAACGCGCACCCGCATGTCGTCGGCAATGGGCGCCTGGCGGTGGTGCACAACGGCATCATCGAAAACTTCGCTCATCTCAAGGCGGAGCTCGTCGATAAGGGCTACGAGTTCAAGTCCGAGACCGACACCGAGGTTGCTGGCACGCTGCTGTTGGACATCTACGATACTGAGGCTGACGGCGACCTCACTCGCGCGATGCAGTTGACCGCGAACCGCCTCGAGGGTGCGTTCACGCTGCTGGCTATCCACGCGGACCACCCGGACCGCATCGTCGCCGCGCGTTGGAACTCCCCGCTGGTCATCGGCGTGGGGGAGGGCGAGAACTTCCTCAGCTCCGACGTCGCAGGCTTCATCGAATTCACCCGCGACGCGGTTGAGATGGACAACGGCCAGATTGTCACTCTGACCGCAGACGGCTACGACGTCATCGATTTTGACGGCACCCCGGCTGAGGCGAAGCCGTTCACCGTCGAGTGGGATGTCACCGCCGCGGAGAAGGGCGGCTACAACTCGTTTATGGAAAAGGAGATCCACGACCAGCCGTCCGCCGTGCGCGACACCCTGTACGGGCGTTTCGACGAAAACGGCAAGCTGGTACTCGACGAGCTGCGTATCGACGAATCCACGTTGCGCTCCATCAACAAAATCATCATCGTCGCCTGCGGCACCGCCTCGTACGCGGGCCAGGTGGCGCGCTACGCCATCGAGCACTGGTGCCGTATCCCGACGGAAGTCGAGCTCGCGCACGAGTTCCGCTACCGCGACCCGATTGTCAACGAGCAAACCCTGGTCGTCGCCGTGTCGCAGTCCGGCGAGACGATGGACACGCTCATGGCGGTGCGTCACGCGCGCGAGCAGGGCGCGAAGGTTGTTGCGATCTGCAACACCGTCGGCTCTTCGATTCCGCGCGAGGCTGACGCGTCGCTGTACACCTACGCCGGCCCGGAGATCGCGGTGGCGTCGACGAAGGCGTTCATCTCCCAGATCGTCGCTGCCTACTTGCTCGCGCTGTACCTGGCACAGGTGCGTGGCAACAAGTACGCCGACGAGATCCGCCAGATCATCACCGAGCTCGAGGCGATGCCGGACAAGATCCAGCGCGTGCTGGACAACGAAGGCCAGGTCAAGCAGCTCGGCCAGGACATGGCGGACGCGAAGTCCGTGCTCTTCCTCGGCCGCCACGTCGGTTTCCCGGTCGCGCTCGAGGGCGCGCTGAAGCTCAAGGAGGTTGCGTACCTGCACTCCGAGGGCTTCGCCGCCGGCGAGTTGAAGCACGGCCCGATCGCGCTCGTGGAGGAGGGCCAGCCGGTGTTTGTGATCGTGCCGTCGAAGAAGTCGCGCAACAACCTGCACGCCAAGGTCGTCTCGAACATTCAGGAGGTGCGCGCCCGCGGTGCGGTGACCATCGTGATCGCGGAAGACGGTGACGAGGATGTGGAGCAGTTTGCCAACCACGTCATTCGCATCCCGGAGTCCCCGGGCTTGTTGCAGCCGCTCTTGGCGACGATCCCTCTGCAGATCTTCGCCTGCGCCGTCGCTGAGGCCCGCGGTTTGAACGTGGACCAGCCGCGCAACCTGGCCAAGTCCGTCACGGTGGAGTAG
- the nirB gene encoding nitrite reductase large subunit NirB — translation MTNSLHRSDVVVVGFGMVGHRFAEELAERRPDLDITIINRETEDYAYDRVQLSSYVGSWNREDLYLDQLPDNVTVTPGRVVSIKPDVQEIVLEDGAVYAYGELVLATGSRPFVPRLPGNDLDQVHVYRTLDDMDGIREAIEQAKEQHGDVTAVVVGGGLLGLEAAGATQAMGAKTHVVEMAPRLMPLQVDDAGGEMLSQAIRAMGVDIHVGAVTRAIESSSSKAGAVMLDMGDEGELETDLVIFSAGVRPRDSLGPDAGLELGGRGGFLTDRQCRTSIDHISAIGECAAVDGKTYGLVAPGYTMAEITAARLAGEPVDDFEDPDMSTKLKLMGVDVASFGDAFSELEGRKELHIQDPVSGVYKKLILDSEGKRLLGGILVGEASSYSLLRPMVGSELPGDPVSLIAPESGAGSSAIGASDLPDSTQICSCNNVSKGQIRDAIGQGCHSVETIMGATRAGTSCGSCIPMLKGILEGEGIEQSKAVCEHFPQSRAELFEIAQSTGITDFDEFIARFGEGRGCEVCKPTFSNIVASMHTEQHVLEGRNAGLQDTNDRMLGNMQKNGTYSVIPRQPAGNVTAEQLVEIGRIAEDFDLYLKVTGAQRIAMFGARAEDLPEIWRRLIAVGMESGQAYGKSLRAVKSCVGTDWCRYGQQDSVAMAVRLELRYRGLRSPHKIKMGVSGCARECAEARGKDVGVIATETGWNLYVGGNGGATPRQAELLAKDLDDETLLRYIDRYLSFYIRTADRLQRTAAWQAEIEGGLDHVRDVVVDDSLGIVDDLEQFMKHHVTNYSDEWKDVLEDPEKLKRFVSFVNAPDTPDPTVQFEEHPQGGRKVPLMTPVVGAR, via the coding sequence ATGACGAATAGTTTGCATCGCAGCGACGTGGTGGTTGTCGGCTTCGGCATGGTAGGCCATCGCTTCGCCGAAGAGCTCGCAGAGCGACGTCCTGACCTCGATATCACCATCATCAACCGGGAGACGGAGGATTACGCCTACGACCGCGTCCAGCTCTCCTCCTATGTCGGCAGCTGGAACCGCGAAGACCTCTACTTGGACCAGTTACCGGACAATGTGACCGTCACCCCGGGGCGCGTGGTGTCCATCAAGCCCGACGTCCAGGAGATCGTGCTGGAGGACGGCGCGGTCTACGCATACGGCGAACTGGTGTTGGCTACGGGTTCGCGCCCGTTTGTCCCGCGCCTGCCGGGCAACGACCTGGACCAAGTGCACGTGTACCGCACGCTGGATGACATGGACGGCATCCGCGAGGCGATCGAGCAGGCGAAGGAGCAGCACGGTGACGTCACCGCGGTGGTCGTCGGCGGCGGTCTCCTCGGTCTGGAGGCTGCAGGTGCAACCCAGGCGATGGGGGCGAAGACCCACGTTGTCGAGATGGCGCCGCGGCTGATGCCGTTGCAGGTTGACGACGCCGGCGGCGAGATGCTCTCGCAGGCGATCCGGGCGATGGGCGTTGACATTCACGTTGGTGCTGTGACCCGGGCGATTGAGTCGTCGTCAAGCAAAGCGGGCGCGGTCATGCTCGACATGGGCGACGAGGGCGAGCTGGAGACGGATCTGGTGATCTTCTCCGCCGGTGTTCGCCCGCGCGACTCTCTGGGCCCAGATGCTGGGCTGGAGCTGGGTGGCCGAGGCGGATTCCTGACGGACCGGCAGTGCCGCACGTCGATCGACCACATTTCCGCGATTGGCGAATGCGCGGCCGTGGACGGCAAGACGTACGGACTGGTCGCACCCGGCTACACCATGGCGGAGATAACGGCTGCGCGCCTAGCTGGCGAGCCGGTCGACGACTTCGAGGATCCGGACATGTCCACCAAGCTGAAGCTCATGGGCGTGGATGTGGCTTCGTTCGGCGACGCGTTCTCAGAGCTTGAGGGACGCAAAGAACTGCACATCCAGGACCCGGTGTCCGGTGTGTACAAGAAGCTGATCCTCGACTCCGAGGGAAAGCGACTGCTCGGCGGCATCCTCGTCGGTGAGGCGTCGAGCTACTCGCTGCTGCGCCCGATGGTCGGCAGCGAGTTGCCTGGTGATCCGGTGAGTCTCATCGCGCCTGAATCCGGCGCTGGCTCCTCGGCGATCGGCGCGAGCGACTTGCCGGATTCGACGCAGATCTGCTCCTGCAACAACGTGAGCAAGGGCCAGATACGCGACGCCATCGGTCAGGGCTGCCACTCGGTGGAGACCATCATGGGCGCCACCCGCGCGGGCACGTCCTGCGGCTCGTGCATCCCCATGCTGAAGGGCATCCTGGAAGGCGAGGGCATCGAGCAGTCGAAGGCAGTGTGCGAGCACTTCCCGCAGTCGCGCGCTGAGCTGTTCGAGATCGCGCAGTCCACCGGCATCACGGACTTCGACGAGTTCATCGCGCGCTTCGGAGAAGGCCGCGGCTGCGAGGTGTGCAAGCCGACGTTTTCCAACATCGTCGCCTCGATGCACACGGAACAGCACGTGCTCGAGGGCCGCAACGCTGGTCTTCAGGACACGAACGACCGCATGCTGGGCAACATGCAGAAAAACGGCACCTACTCTGTCATTCCGCGCCAGCCCGCCGGCAATGTCACCGCGGAGCAGCTGGTCGAAATTGGCCGCATCGCAGAGGACTTCGATCTTTACCTCAAGGTCACGGGTGCGCAGCGTATCGCGATGTTCGGTGCGCGCGCTGAAGACCTGCCGGAGATTTGGCGTCGCCTGATCGCTGTCGGCATGGAGTCCGGCCAGGCCTACGGCAAGTCGCTGCGCGCTGTGAAGTCGTGCGTTGGCACCGACTGGTGCCGCTACGGCCAGCAGGATTCGGTGGCGATGGCGGTGCGCCTCGAGCTGCGCTACCGCGGTCTGCGCAGCCCGCACAAAATCAAGATGGGTGTCTCGGGTTGCGCTCGCGAGTGTGCGGAAGCCCGCGGCAAGGACGTCGGCGTGATTGCAACCGAGACCGGCTGGAACCTCTACGTCGGCGGTAACGGCGGCGCGACGCCGCGCCAGGCTGAGCTGCTGGCGAAGGACCTTGACGACGAAACCCTGCTGCGCTACATCGACCGCTACCTGTCGTTCTACATCCGCACCGCTGATCGCCTCCAGCGCACCGCTGCATGGCAGGCGGAGATCGAAGGCGGGTTGGACCACGTGCGTGATGTCGTGGTGGACGACTCTCTGGGTATCGTCGACGATTTGGAGCAGTTCATGAAGCACCATGTGACGAACTACTCCGACGAGTGGAAGGATGTGCTCGAGGATCCGGAGAAGCTGAAGCGCTTCGTCAGCTTCGTCAACGCCCCCGACACGCCGGACCCGACCGTACAGTTCGAGGAGCACCCACAGGGCGGCCGAAAGGTTCCGCTCATGACGCCGGTCGTGGGCGCCCGGTAA
- a CDS encoding GTPase — MFRKKPNLNERLDALEDAARIGEPYLTDEHRERLERVATAGAERRALSAEHTVVGFFGATGSGKTSLFNAVVGEDLGKAAARRPTTSSPLAAIWHPDGSEELLDWLGVEDRRERQGEFAKNAGPLILLDLPDFDSVEASNRAVAERLAGQVDVLVWVSDPEKYADSVIHDQFIRPHANHSAVTLAVLNKSDLLAERDIDTVADSYAGLLRDDGLTNVQVVATSTLTGAGIDDLRGAIARVAKAHNAQTARIEADIVSVTERYTGAKGGGGVDKHAKRDLDAALTKAAGADRIAEITAAAYRKRLRQRTGWLLTSWITRFKPDPLRRLGLREEADELGVHRTSMPELDAASKAVANTGVRNYAAAVGEGLPHEWSAAVADRSEKISAALPAELDRAVARAKLPAEPSKGWSILTVFQWFALLAALIGVLWYLLVAFVPGVLTPVLGTDLVPDVEGWPLPTLLIMAGLLIGILIGLITAVFGGALGSGVKRRTRSAIQKEVASASETTVVEPLLAIREDYSRFAERIAVAAG, encoded by the coding sequence ATGTTTAGGAAGAAGCCCAACCTGAACGAGCGCCTCGATGCGCTGGAGGACGCCGCGCGCATTGGGGAGCCCTACCTGACCGACGAGCACCGCGAACGCCTCGAACGCGTGGCCACTGCGGGGGCCGAACGCCGCGCCCTGTCCGCCGAGCACACCGTCGTGGGCTTTTTCGGCGCGACCGGCTCTGGCAAAACCTCGCTGTTCAACGCGGTTGTCGGCGAGGACCTGGGCAAAGCCGCCGCGCGCCGCCCGACGACGTCCTCTCCCCTGGCGGCGATCTGGCACCCGGATGGATCCGAGGAGCTGCTCGATTGGCTCGGTGTGGAAGACCGCCGGGAACGCCAAGGCGAGTTCGCGAAGAACGCCGGCCCGCTGATCCTGCTGGACCTGCCCGACTTCGACTCAGTCGAGGCGTCGAACCGCGCGGTCGCGGAACGCCTCGCCGGCCAGGTGGACGTGCTTGTGTGGGTGTCCGACCCGGAGAAGTACGCCGACAGCGTCATCCACGACCAGTTCATCCGCCCGCACGCGAACCATTCCGCGGTCACGCTCGCGGTGCTGAACAAGTCGGACCTGTTGGCGGAGCGCGACATCGACACCGTCGCCGACTCCTACGCGGGCTTGCTTCGCGACGACGGCCTCACCAACGTCCAAGTCGTCGCCACCTCCACCCTCACTGGGGCGGGTATCGACGACCTGCGCGGCGCCATCGCGCGTGTCGCCAAGGCGCACAACGCGCAGACCGCCCGTATCGAGGCGGACATCGTCTCCGTCACCGAGCGCTACACCGGCGCCAAGGGTGGGGGCGGCGTGGACAAGCACGCCAAGCGCGACCTCGACGCCGCGCTGACCAAAGCCGCCGGCGCCGACCGGATCGCCGAGATCACCGCCGCGGCCTACCGCAAGCGGCTGCGCCAGCGCACTGGGTGGCTGTTGACCTCCTGGATCACCCGCTTCAAGCCCGACCCGCTGCGCCGGCTGGGCCTACGCGAAGAAGCCGACGAACTCGGTGTGCACCGCACCTCCATGCCGGAACTCGACGCCGCATCGAAGGCCGTGGCGAACACCGGTGTGCGCAACTACGCAGCTGCCGTCGGCGAGGGCCTGCCCCACGAGTGGTCCGCAGCCGTTGCCGACCGTTCGGAGAAGATCTCCGCCGCCCTACCCGCCGAGCTCGACCGCGCCGTGGCTCGGGCGAAACTGCCTGCAGAACCGTCGAAGGGCTGGTCGATCCTCACCGTGTTCCAATGGTTCGCCCTGCTCGCGGCGCTTATCGGCGTGCTGTGGTACCTGCTCGTCGCGTTCGTGCCGGGCGTGCTCACCCCAGTCCTCGGGACCGATCTCGTGCCGGACGTGGAGGGCTGGCCGCTACCGACGTTGCTCATCATGGCCGGACTGCTCATCGGCATCCTTATCGGACTCATCACCGCGGTGTTCGGCGGCGCGCTAGGTTCCGGGGTGAAGCGCCGGACCCGGTCGGCGATCCAGAAGGAAGTTGCCTCCGCCTCCGAGACAACCGTGGTCGAACCGCTGTTGGCCATCCGCGAGGATTACTCCCGCTTCGCCGAACGCATCGCCGTCGCCGCTGGCTAA
- the rplN gene encoding 50S ribosomal protein L14: protein MIQQESRLKVADNTGAREIQCIRVLGGSVRRFAGIGDTIVASVKEATPGGNVKEGEVVKAVIVRAKKETRRPDGSYISFGENAAVIIKNDTEPRGTRIFGPVARELRDKRFMKIVSLAPEVI from the coding sequence GTGATTCAGCAAGAATCGCGTCTGAAGGTCGCCGACAACACGGGTGCACGCGAAATTCAGTGCATCCGCGTCCTCGGTGGCTCCGTTCGACGCTTCGCCGGCATCGGCGACACGATCGTCGCCTCCGTGAAGGAAGCCACCCCGGGTGGCAACGTCAAGGAGGGCGAGGTCGTCAAGGCTGTCATCGTCCGTGCGAAGAAGGAGACCCGTCGCCCGGACGGCTCCTACATCTCGTTCGGCGAGAACGCTGCCGTGATCATCAAGAACGACACCGAGCCGCGCGGCACCCGCATCTTTGGCCCGGTCGCTCGTGAGCTGCGCGACAAGCGCTTCATGAAGATTGTGTCTCTCGCACCGGAGGTGATCTAA
- the rpmC gene encoding 50S ribosomal protein L29 — MANGTPASEFRELNDDELKARLSEAKEELFNLRFQLATGQLTNNRRISTVKRDIARIYTVLRERELGLSVVPESTGAEA, encoded by the coding sequence ATGGCTAACGGTACCCCCGCATCCGAGTTCCGCGAGCTCAACGACGACGAGCTGAAGGCACGCCTCAGCGAGGCGAAGGAAGAGCTGTTCAACCTGCGCTTCCAGCTCGCGACCGGCCAGCTGACCAACAACCGCCGCATCTCCACCGTGAAGCGCGACATCGCTCGCATCTACACGGTGCTGCGCGAGCGCGAGCTTGGCCTGTCCGTCGTCCCCGAGTCCACGGGAGCTGAGGCATAA
- the rpsQ gene encoding 30S ribosomal protein S17 yields the protein MSEANVTENTKAVQKRRRGYVVSDKMDKTIVVEVEDRKSHPLYGKIVRTTTRVKAHDENNTAGIGDLVRIEETRPLSKDKHFRLVEIIEKAR from the coding sequence ATGAGTGAGGCAAACGTGACTGAGAACACCAAGGCTGTGCAGAAGCGCCGTCGTGGCTACGTCGTGTCCGACAAGATGGACAAGACGATCGTAGTCGAGGTTGAGGACCGCAAGTCCCACCCGCTGTACGGCAAGATCGTCCGTACAACGACCCGCGTGAAGGCACACGACGAGAACAACACCGCCGGCATCGGCGATCTCGTCCGCATCGAAGAGACGCGTCCGCTGTCCAAGGACAAGCACTTCCGTCTCGTTGAGATCATCGAGAAGGCTCGCTAA
- the rplP gene encoding 50S ribosomal protein L16, which translates to MLIPKRVKYRRQHRPNRSGVSKGGNKINFGDYGLQALEPAYITNRQIESARIAINRHVKRGGKVWINIFPDRPLTQKPLGVRMGSGKGPVEKWVANVKPGRILFEMSYPNEETAIEALRRAGAKLPCKVRVIKKEDQF; encoded by the coding sequence ATGCTCATCCCTAAGCGCGTGAAGTACCGCCGCCAGCACCGCCCGAACCGTTCCGGCGTGTCCAAGGGTGGCAACAAGATCAACTTCGGCGACTACGGTTTGCAGGCTCTGGAGCCGGCGTACATCACCAACCGCCAGATCGAGTCCGCTCGTATCGCCATCAACCGCCACGTCAAGCGTGGTGGCAAGGTCTGGATCAACATCTTCCCGGATCGTCCGCTGACCCAGAAGCCGCTCGGCGTGCGTATGGGTTCCGGTAAGGGCCCGGTGGAGAAGTGGGTGGCCAACGTCAAGCCTGGCCGCATCCTGTTCGAAATGTCCTACCCCAACGAGGAAACTGCCATTGAGGCTCTGCGCCGCGCCGGTGCGAAGCTGCCGTGCAAGGTCCGCGTGATCAAGAAGGAGGACCAGTTCTAA